One part of the Dermacentor andersoni chromosome 2, qqDerAnde1_hic_scaffold, whole genome shotgun sequence genome encodes these proteins:
- the Idi gene encoding isopentenyl-diphosphate Delta-isomerase 1 isoform X1 has product MIRNIIRQTLLPQAGILNKAMAATNLARAATTKPASKAVNLDHFDPTQVQLLEEQCILVDEQDRALGSCSKKDCHLMENINKGFLHRAFSVFLFNSKNELLLQQRSDAKITFPGRFTNTCCSHPLHIPDELEEADALGVKRAAQRRLFIELGIDPNEVPVDEIRYLTRILYKAPSDSTWGENEVDYILFVHKDVAIKPNPNEVKESLYISRKDISHFIASLEVQGQVITPWFKLVVENFLFEWWDNLHNLSKFEDHATIHRLTAKTS; this is encoded by the exons ATGATCCGCAATATCATAAG GCAGACACTGCTGCCTCAGGCGGGCATCTTGAACAAGGCCATGGCTGCAACAAACCTAGCCCGTGCAGCCACAACCAAGCCTGCCAGCAAGGCAGTCAACTTGGACCACTTTGACCCAACGCAAGTTCAACTGTTGGAAGAGCAGTGCATTCTAGTCGACGAGCAAGATCGCGCACTTGGATCATGCAGCAAGAAAGACTGCCACCTGATGGAGAATATCAACAAGG GGTTCTTGCACAGAGCCTTCAGTGTCTTCTTATTCAATTCAAAAAATGAGCTACTGTTACAGCAGCGGTCTGATGCAAAGATAACATTTCCAG GTCGCTTCACCAACACCTGTTGCAGCCATCCCCTCCACATACCAGATGAGTTAGAGGAAGCGGATGCTCTAGGTGTCAAGAGAGCAGCGCAGCGTAGGCTTTTCATTGAGCTTGGAATCGATCCAAATGAG GTGCCTGTGGATGAGATCCGGTACCTTACACGCATCCTCTACAAGGCTCCCTCTGATTCTACATGGGGGGAAAATGAAGTCGACTACATCCTATTTGTGCATAAAGATGTAGCCATCAAACCAAATCCCAACGAAGTGAAGGAATCACTTTACATATCCAGAAAGGACATATCACACTTCATAG CCTCACTTGAAGTGCAAGGCCAGGTGATAACACCGTGGTTCAAGCTCGTGGTGGAGAACTTTCTATTTGAGTGGTGGGACAACCTGCACAACCTTAGCAAGTTTGAAGACCATGCGACCATACATCGTTTGACAGCCAAGACCTCCTAG
- the Idi gene encoding isopentenyl-diphosphate Delta-isomerase 1 isoform X2, with amino-acid sequence MAATNLARAATTKPASKAVNLDHFDPTQVQLLEEQCILVDEQDRALGSCSKKDCHLMENINKGFLHRAFSVFLFNSKNELLLQQRSDAKITFPGRFTNTCCSHPLHIPDELEEADALGVKRAAQRRLFIELGIDPNEVPVDEIRYLTRILYKAPSDSTWGENEVDYILFVHKDVAIKPNPNEVKESLYISRKDISHFIASLEVQGQVITPWFKLVVENFLFEWWDNLHNLSKFEDHATIHRLTAKTS; translated from the exons ATGGCTGCAACAAACCTAGCCCGTGCAGCCACAACCAAGCCTGCCAGCAAGGCAGTCAACTTGGACCACTTTGACCCAACGCAAGTTCAACTGTTGGAAGAGCAGTGCATTCTAGTCGACGAGCAAGATCGCGCACTTGGATCATGCAGCAAGAAAGACTGCCACCTGATGGAGAATATCAACAAGG GGTTCTTGCACAGAGCCTTCAGTGTCTTCTTATTCAATTCAAAAAATGAGCTACTGTTACAGCAGCGGTCTGATGCAAAGATAACATTTCCAG GTCGCTTCACCAACACCTGTTGCAGCCATCCCCTCCACATACCAGATGAGTTAGAGGAAGCGGATGCTCTAGGTGTCAAGAGAGCAGCGCAGCGTAGGCTTTTCATTGAGCTTGGAATCGATCCAAATGAG GTGCCTGTGGATGAGATCCGGTACCTTACACGCATCCTCTACAAGGCTCCCTCTGATTCTACATGGGGGGAAAATGAAGTCGACTACATCCTATTTGTGCATAAAGATGTAGCCATCAAACCAAATCCCAACGAAGTGAAGGAATCACTTTACATATCCAGAAAGGACATATCACACTTCATAG CCTCACTTGAAGTGCAAGGCCAGGTGATAACACCGTGGTTCAAGCTCGTGGTGGAGAACTTTCTATTTGAGTGGTGGGACAACCTGCACAACCTTAGCAAGTTTGAAGACCATGCGACCATACATCGTTTGACAGCCAAGACCTCCTAG